The Paracoccus liaowanqingii genome window below encodes:
- the addA gene encoding double-strand break repair helicase AddA, giving the protein MDEATLNQIAAADPLRSTWLTANAGSGKTRVLTDRVARLLLAGTPPERILCLTYTKAAATEMQNRLLARLGRWAMLPEPDLRAELAQLGEGQEAAPDLPAARRLFARAIETPGGLKVQTIHSFCAALLRRFPLEAGVPMGFAELDDRSARALRGEIIEEMAEGDHPAIADLTRLHSGDDLDRFLASLSLADFETAPDPDALWAALDVPPGLTADSLLAQVFLGAEGDLADALIPALRTGKVTDAKLAEALAQVRWRDPGMADLARLFGCLLFGGSAKVPFGAKTGKIPTKDLAIGACAPFMDDLNDLMERVELARPQALALTAAEKSLALHRFGHAFATRMNAAKAAHGWLDFDDLIRRTAQLLEESSMAQWVLWRLDGGIDHILVDEAQDTSPEQWRVIRRLTDEFTSGAGTHDRPRTLFVVGDPKQSIYSFQGADIAVFEAMRDLFDRDFQAVQQPMQRRGLAHSFRSSPAILRLVDAVFQGEAAAGLGDPPRHLAFRDALPGRVDLWPALPKPDKTDPEDWTRPVDAPSENDAETQLARHIAAQIGAMIGTPILDAKTGAARPIGAGDIQILVQRRADLFAALIAELKSAGLPVAGADRLRLAGELAVRDITATLSVLATPEDDLALAASLRSPLFGLSEDDLYHLAQGRKKGEYLWIRLRESQHSEIQAVFNDLAKNADYLRPHDLIARLLTRHGGRAALLARLGPEAVDGIDELMSQALAYEQVETPSLTGFLVWLASDEVEVKRQLPGGAGGLIRVMTVHGSKGLESPIVILPETQTRRAASRQPLVRLDRLPVWRGAAADRCDSVALAVADWDRRQGEERRRLLYVAMTRAESWLIVAAAGETGEGLDSWHAMVAEGAGRAGLDRSDLTVEGIGTGLRLSWGDWPEQAPSVATALPPRRNPPDWALRMAPPAPDFVAPVTASGLGGAKVLAATSDGDREAAMLRGTRLHLLLEHLPAHPAPDWPRIAGAILSGAEGGLPDGADMALLLAEAGEILSAPALSQVLQPGPEAQILSEVALTAPLPGLGLLNGVIDRLVVTPDLITAVDYKTNADVPATPEAVPEGILRQMAAYRAALRGIWPGRPLRMAVLWTASRSLMDLPDAVLDPVMARLGVEAPAS; this is encoded by the coding sequence ATGGATGAGGCGACGCTGAACCAGATCGCGGCGGCCGATCCGCTGCGGTCCACCTGGCTGACGGCCAATGCGGGATCGGGCAAGACGCGGGTGCTGACCGACCGCGTGGCGCGGCTGCTGCTGGCGGGCACCCCGCCCGAGCGCATCCTGTGCCTGACCTATACCAAGGCCGCCGCGACCGAGATGCAGAACCGCCTGCTGGCCCGGCTTGGCCGGTGGGCGATGCTGCCCGAGCCCGACCTGCGCGCCGAACTGGCGCAGTTGGGCGAGGGACAGGAGGCCGCGCCCGACTTGCCCGCCGCGCGGCGCCTGTTCGCGCGTGCCATCGAGACTCCGGGCGGGCTGAAGGTGCAGACCATCCACAGCTTCTGCGCGGCCCTGCTGCGGCGCTTTCCGCTGGAGGCGGGGGTGCCGATGGGCTTTGCGGAACTGGACGACCGCAGCGCCCGCGCCCTGCGAGGCGAGATCATCGAGGAGATGGCCGAAGGGGACCACCCGGCCATCGCCGACCTGACGCGGCTGCATTCGGGCGACGATCTGGACCGCTTCCTGGCCAGCCTGTCGCTGGCCGATTTCGAGACCGCGCCCGATCCGGACGCGCTGTGGGCGGCGCTGGACGTGCCGCCCGGGCTGACGGCGGACAGCCTGCTGGCGCAGGTCTTCCTGGGCGCCGAGGGCGATCTGGCCGACGCGCTGATCCCCGCCCTGCGGACGGGCAAGGTCACCGACGCCAAGCTGGCCGAGGCGCTGGCGCAGGTCCGCTGGCGCGATCCCGGCATGGCCGATCTGGCGCGCCTGTTCGGTTGCCTGCTGTTCGGCGGCAGCGCCAAGGTGCCCTTCGGCGCCAAGACCGGAAAGATTCCCACCAAGGATCTGGCGATTGGCGCCTGCGCGCCCTTCATGGACGATCTGAACGACCTGATGGAGCGGGTCGAGCTGGCCCGCCCGCAGGCCTTGGCACTGACGGCGGCGGAAAAGTCGCTGGCCCTGCACCGCTTCGGCCATGCCTTCGCCACCCGCATGAACGCCGCCAAGGCCGCGCATGGCTGGCTGGATTTCGACGACCTGATCCGCCGCACCGCGCAGCTGCTGGAGGAATCCAGCATGGCGCAATGGGTGCTGTGGCGGCTGGACGGCGGCATCGACCACATCCTGGTGGACGAGGCGCAGGACACCAGCCCGGAACAATGGCGCGTGATCCGCCGCCTGACCGACGAGTTCACCAGCGGCGCGGGCACCCATGACCGGCCCCGCACGCTGTTCGTGGTGGGCGATCCCAAGCAGTCGATCTATTCCTTCCAAGGCGCCGACATCGCCGTCTTCGAGGCGATGCGCGACCTCTTCGACCGGGACTTCCAGGCCGTGCAACAGCCGATGCAGCGGCGCGGGCTGGCGCACAGCTTCCGGTCCTCTCCGGCGATCCTGCGGCTGGTCGATGCGGTGTTCCAGGGCGAGGCGGCGGCGGGTCTGGGCGATCCGCCGCGCCATCTGGCCTTCCGTGACGCCCTGCCCGGGCGCGTGGACCTGTGGCCCGCCCTGCCCAAGCCCGACAAGACCGACCCCGAAGACTGGACCCGCCCCGTCGACGCGCCATCAGAGAACGACGCCGAGACGCAGCTGGCCCGCCATATCGCGGCGCAGATCGGCGCGATGATCGGCACGCCGATCCTGGACGCGAAGACGGGGGCGGCCCGGCCCATCGGCGCGGGCGACATCCAGATCCTGGTGCAGCGCCGGGCCGACCTGTTCGCCGCGCTGATCGCGGAGCTGAAATCGGCGGGCCTGCCGGTGGCGGGCGCCGACCGGCTGCGGCTGGCGGGCGAGCTGGCGGTGCGCGACATCACCGCCACCCTGTCGGTGCTGGCCACCCCCGAGGACGACCTGGCGCTGGCCGCCAGCCTGCGCTCGCCCCTGTTCGGGCTGTCCGAGGATGACCTCTACCACCTGGCGCAGGGGCGAAAGAAGGGCGAGTATCTCTGGATTCGTCTGCGCGAGTCCCAGCACAGCGAAATTCAGGCGGTTTTCAACGACCTCGCCAAGAACGCCGACTACCTGCGTCCCCATGACCTGATCGCCCGCCTGCTGACCCGGCATGGCGGCCGGGCCGCCCTGCTGGCGCGGCTTGGCCCCGAGGCTGTGGACGGCATCGACGAGCTGATGTCGCAGGCCCTGGCCTATGAGCAGGTCGAAACCCCCTCGCTGACCGGCTTCCTGGTCTGGCTGGCCAGCGACGAGGTCGAGGTCAAGCGCCAGCTGCCCGGCGGCGCGGGCGGGCTGATCCGGGTGATGACCGTGCATGGTTCCAAGGGTCTGGAAAGCCCGATCGTCATCCTGCCCGAGACGCAGACCCGCCGCGCCGCCAGCCGCCAGCCGCTGGTGCGGCTGGACCGCTTGCCCGTCTGGCGCGGCGCGGCGGCGGATCGCTGCGATTCCGTCGCGCTGGCCGTGGCCGATTGGGACCGGCGTCAGGGCGAGGAACGGCGGCGCCTGCTCTATGTGGCGATGACCCGGGCGGAAAGCTGGCTGATCGTGGCGGCGGCGGGCGAGACGGGCGAGGGGCTGGACAGCTGGCACGCGATGGTGGCCGAGGGCGCGGGCCGCGCCGGGCTGGACCGATCCGACCTGACCGTCGAGGGAATCGGGACGGGCCTGCGCCTGTCCTGGGGCGACTGGCCCGAACAGGCGCCCTCCGTCGCCACGGCCCTGCCGCCGCGGCGCAATCCTCCGGACTGGGCGCTGCGCATGGCGCCGCCGGCGCCCGATTTCGTGGCTCCCGTCACCGCCAGCGGGCTGGGCGGGGCCAAGGTGCTGGCCGCGACCTCGGACGGCGACCGCGAGGCCGCGATGCTGCGCGGCACCCGCCTGCACCTGCTGCTAGAGCATCTGCCCGCCCATCCCGCCCCCGACTGGCCCCGCATCGCGGGGGCGATCCTGTCGGGGGCCGAGGGCGGGCTGCCGGACGGGGCCGACATGGCCCTGCTGCTGGCCGAGGCGGGCGAAATCCTGTCCGCCCCCGCGCTGTCGCAGGTCCTGCAGCCCGGCCCGGAGGCGCAGATCCTGTCCGAGGTCGCGCTGACGGCACCCCTGCCGGGCTTGGGCTTGCTGAACGGGGTGATCGACCGGCTGGTCGTGACGCCCGACCTGATCACGGCAGTCGATTACAAGACGAATGCCGATGTCCCCGCCACGCCCGAGGCGGTGCCCGAGGGAATCCTGCGCCAGATGGCCGCCTATCGCGCCGCCCTGCGGGGCATCTGGCCGGGTCGGCCCCTGCGCATGGCGGTGCTGTGGACGGCCAGCCGCAGCCTGATGGACCTGCCCGATGCGGTGCTGGACCCGGTCATGGCCAGGCTGGGTGTCGAGGCCCCTGCCTCTTGA
- the addB gene encoding double-strand break repair protein AddB — MRGLYALPPGVDFAEGFVQGLLARMRDQPPEALARVTVLTNAAPTRGALFRAFDKAGPLLLPQIRSITGVDPGPLVMPDPPEAPLARRLQLARLIAQMMRLRPDLGAGHSIPVLAQSLSQLMVEMQTEGRDITALEAIDTGDHARHWQNALAFLRIAADFHLGNPALDRPARQRAAAEAAQADWPQGLNLPEGPVIVAGSTGSHGATRLYMQAVAALPNGAVVLPGFDFDQPPEVWEGLAQADDHPQARFAPLIAAAGYPGRWTEERPLSEDRNRLISLALRPAPVTDQWIAEGPDLPDLIPATKDLTLIEADQPGQEAEAIALVMRDAAERGTLITLIAADSGLIRRVTAALDRWHIRPDDSAGRPLPLTAPGLFLRQVAALFGQPLTIDRLLILLKHPLTATGSEAIGRNQMLRETRELELQLRRRGPAFPDAATLADWATKGDETRKIWAGWLAGMLDRITPLARDRAPRPLPDRLADMMSLAEALAAGPGGTVDASRLWQDKAGQMAQAVLAYLAEHAPLGPEIGPTDFSALLVTELQAKALREDVAGHHCLRIRGPREARLYAHGTVILSGLNEGGWPQPLSPDPWLSRQMRAQAGLPLPERQIGLAAHDFQQGIAADRVFLTRARRDAEAETIPSRWLNRMLNLMGGLPDRNGPQALAAMRARGAEWLAMAEAVARPPAPVAPAPRPSPVPPGPPFRELPVTDVSLLIRDPYAVYAKRVLGLRPLPPLRPQPDAALRGQTLHAIVEALLNSRPTPETPPEALRATFLSLTAEVLQADVPWPAARAFWSARIAAIADRIVADELARLAEGMPMVVEKRGRVALSGMDFTLTAKPDRIDLLTEGRVVVYDYKSGTPPTDAMIRHFDKQLMLEAAMARRGGFDALGPVDVAGLRYIQLGGEGRTHDREHSDQIEGETWDGFVRLIEAYLTGDAGFTAMRAPQRTSYAGDYDHLARFGEWALTDQARPQKVGDHG, encoded by the coding sequence ATGCGCGGCCTTTATGCCCTGCCCCCCGGCGTCGATTTCGCCGAGGGCTTCGTGCAGGGCCTGCTGGCGCGGATGCGCGACCAGCCGCCCGAGGCGCTGGCCCGCGTCACCGTGCTGACCAATGCCGCGCCCACGCGCGGCGCCCTATTCCGGGCCTTTGACAAAGCCGGACCTCTGCTGCTGCCGCAGATCCGATCCATCACCGGGGTCGATCCCGGACCGCTGGTCATGCCCGACCCGCCCGAGGCGCCGCTGGCGCGCCGCCTGCAGCTGGCCCGGCTGATCGCGCAGATGATGCGGCTGCGCCCCGATCTGGGCGCCGGCCATTCCATCCCCGTACTGGCGCAATCGCTGTCGCAGCTGATGGTAGAGATGCAGACCGAAGGGCGCGACATCACCGCGCTGGAGGCGATCGACACCGGCGATCACGCGCGCCACTGGCAGAACGCCCTGGCCTTCCTGCGGATCGCGGCGGATTTCCACCTGGGCAACCCCGCGCTGGACCGCCCCGCCCGCCAGCGCGCCGCGGCCGAGGCCGCACAGGCCGACTGGCCGCAGGGTCTGAACCTGCCCGAGGGGCCGGTGATCGTGGCGGGCTCGACCGGCTCGCACGGGGCGACGCGGCTCTACATGCAGGCGGTGGCGGCACTGCCCAACGGCGCGGTGGTGCTGCCCGGCTTCGATTTCGACCAGCCCCCCGAGGTGTGGGAGGGGCTGGCGCAGGCCGACGACCATCCGCAGGCCCGCTTTGCGCCGCTGATCGCCGCCGCCGGCTATCCCGGCCGCTGGACCGAGGAACGCCCGCTTTCCGAGGATCGCAACCGCCTGATCTCGCTGGCGCTGCGTCCCGCCCCGGTCACCGACCAGTGGATCGCCGAGGGGCCCGACCTGCCCGACCTGATCCCCGCGACCAAGGATCTGACCCTGATCGAGGCCGACCAGCCGGGGCAGGAGGCCGAGGCCATCGCGCTGGTCATGCGCGACGCCGCCGAACGCGGCACGCTGATCACCCTGATCGCGGCCGACAGCGGGCTGATCCGCCGCGTCACCGCCGCGCTGGACCGCTGGCACATCCGCCCCGACGACAGCGCCGGGCGGCCCCTGCCGCTGACCGCGCCGGGCCTGTTCCTGCGCCAGGTCGCGGCGCTGTTCGGGCAGCCGCTGACCATCGACCGGCTGCTGATCCTGCTCAAGCATCCGCTGACGGCCACCGGCTCCGAGGCGATCGGCCGCAACCAGATGCTGCGCGAGACGCGCGAGCTGGAACTGCAGCTGCGCCGCCGCGGCCCGGCCTTCCCCGATGCCGCCACCCTGGCCGATTGGGCGACGAAGGGCGACGAGACGCGCAAGATCTGGGCGGGCTGGCTGGCCGGGATGCTGGACCGCATCACGCCCCTGGCCCGCGACCGCGCGCCCCGCCCCCTGCCCGACCGTCTGGCCGACATGATGTCGCTGGCCGAGGCCTTGGCCGCCGGACCGGGCGGCACGGTCGATGCCTCGCGCCTGTGGCAGGACAAGGCGGGCCAGATGGCGCAGGCCGTGCTGGCCTATCTGGCCGAACACGCGCCCCTGGGCCCCGAAATCGGCCCCACCGACTTCAGCGCGCTTCTGGTCACCGAACTGCAGGCCAAGGCCCTGCGCGAGGATGTGGCGGGCCATCACTGCCTGCGCATCCGCGGCCCGCGCGAGGCGCGGCTTTACGCCCATGGCACGGTGATCCTGTCGGGGCTGAATGAGGGGGGCTGGCCCCAGCCCTTGTCACCCGACCCCTGGCTGTCGCGCCAGATGCGGGCGCAGGCGGGCCTGCCCCTGCCCGAACGCCAGATCGGGCTGGCCGCGCATGACTTCCAGCAGGGCATCGCCGCCGACCGGGTGTTCCTGACCCGCGCCCGCCGCGATGCCGAGGCCGAGACCATCCCCTCGCGCTGGCTGAACCGGATGCTGAACCTGATGGGCGGCCTGCCCGACCGGAACGGCCCCCAGGCCCTGGCCGCGATGCGGGCGCGCGGCGCCGAATGGCTGGCCATGGCCGAGGCGGTGGCCCGCCCGCCCGCGCCCGTGGCCCCCGCGCCGCGCCCCTCTCCGGTGCCGCCGGGGCCGCCCTTCCGGGAGCTGCCGGTCACCGATGTCTCGCTGCTGATCCGCGATCCCTATGCGGTCTATGCCAAGCGGGTGCTGGGCTTGCGCCCGCTGCCGCCCCTGCGGCCCCAGCCCGATGCGGCCCTGCGCGGCCAGACCCTGCATGCCATCGTCGAGGCTCTGCTGAACAGCCGCCCCACCCCCGAAACCCCGCCCGAGGCGCTGCGCGCGACCTTCCTGTCGCTGACCGCAGAGGTGCTGCAGGCCGACGTGCCCTGGCCCGCCGCCCGCGCCTTCTGGTCGGCGCGGATCGCGGCCATTGCCGACCGGATCGTCGCCGACGAGCTGGCCCGCCTGGCCGAGGGCATGCCGATGGTCGTGGAAAAGAGGGGCCGGGTCGCGCTGTCGGGGATGGATTTCACCCTGACCGCCAAGCCCGACCGGATCGACCTGCTGACCGAGGGGCGGGTCGTCGTCTATGACTACAAGTCCGGCACGCCGCCCACCGATGCGATGATCCGCCATTTCGACAAGCAGCTGATGCTGGAGGCCGCGATGGCCCGGCGCGGCGGCTTCGACGCGCTCGGCCCCGTGGACGTGGCAGGCTTGCGCTACATCCAGCTGGGCGGCGAGGGCAGGACCCATGACCGCGAGCATTCCGACCAGATCGAGGGCGAGACTTGGGACGGCTTCGTGCGCCTGATCGAGGCCTATCTGACCGGGGATGCGGGCTTCACCGCCATGCGGGCGCCTCAGCGGACCTCCTATGCCGGGGATTACGACCATCTGGCGCGGTTCGGGGAATGGGCGCTGACCGATCAGGCCCGGCCGCAGAAGGTGGGCGATCATGGATGA